Proteins encoded together in one Benincasa hispida cultivar B227 chromosome 1, ASM972705v1, whole genome shotgun sequence window:
- the LOC120089857 gene encoding protein BIG GRAIN 1-like B: MDLWADHSFHTTDNPDRRRSRRENPSFSSSLLDAIYRSIDESNAQPEDHLILYTQKTTLRTKQSISSAARTEDDETLKFHRACIIDKWMDKKKLRNIRDFSLSSSSSSESSSTAGRRFSSSESEFLSRALHRPKPKPKPIKTTTWAQTEIISPKPKHENGFVKSKSKASKIYHDLKKVKQPISPGGRLASFLNSLFNGGSPKTKQKISNSSSINSTNFDYDMSRKSKSQQVSTSTCSSASSFSRSCLSKTPSSRGNIKRSVRFCPVSVIVDEDCQPCGRKILHKLEEPIMKKGNLKSYRNFETEKVKTEHEMKINYELDEDDDDDDALSCSSSDLFELDNLSVIGIERYREELPVYETTHFNTNCAIANGLVL; the protein is encoded by the coding sequence ATGGATTTGTGGGCCGATCACTCCTTTCACACCACAGATAATCCAGACCGACGTCGTTCTCGCCGCGAAAACCCCTCTTTCTCGTCCTCTCTTCTCGACGCCATTTACCGCTCCATCGATGAATCCAACGCCCAGCCTGAAGATCACCTCATTCTCTACACTCAAAAAACCACTCTCAGAACAAAACAGAGCATCTCCTCCGCCGCCAGAACAGAGGACGACGAAACTCTCAAATTCCATCGAGCTTGTATCATCGACAAGTGGATGGATAAGAAGAAACTCAGAAACATTCGTGATTTTTCTCTTTCCAGCTCGAGTTCGTCGGAATCCAGCTCCACCGCCGGCAGAAGATTTTCCTCGTCGGAATCGGAGTTTCTGTCACGTGCACTTCACAGACCGAAGCCGAAACCGAAGCCGATCAAAACCACTACATGGGCTCAAACAGAAATTATTAGTCCAAAACCAAAGCACGAAAATGGGTTCGTTAAATCCAAATCCAAAGCTTCAAAAATCTATCACGATTTGAAGAAAGTGAAACAGCCGATTTCGCCCGGTGGTCGACTTGCGAGCTTCCTTAATTCCCTCTTCAATGGTGGAAGTCCAAAAACGAAGCAGAAGATATCAAATTCTTCTTCGATCAATTCAACGAATTTCGATTACGACATGTCGAGAAAATCCAAATCTCAACAGGTATCAACATCTACCTGTTCCTCTGCTTCTTCGTTTTCAAGGTCTTGTTTGAGCAAAACGCCATCTTCAAGAGGGAACATTAAGAGATCGGTTCGGTTTTGTCCAGTGAGTGTGATAGTGGACGAGGATTGTCAGCCATGTGGGCGTAAAATTTTGCACAAATTAGAGGAACCCATTATGAAGAAaggtaatttgaaaagttacCGGAATTTTGAAACAGAGAAAGTGAAAACAGAGCATGAAATGAAGATTAATTATGAGCTggatgaagatgatgatgatgatgatgctttGAGTTGTTCCAGTTCTGATCTGTTTGAATTGGATAATCTTTCAGTTATTGGAATTGAAAGATACAGAGAAGAATTGCCAGTGTATGAAACTACCCATTTCAATACTAATTGTGCCATTGCCAATGGTTTGGTTTTGTAA